The proteins below are encoded in one region of Micromonospora pisi:
- a CDS encoding AraC family transcriptional regulator, with product MTVTRRTPDPPLPAQSVFTTTKPEEAHAFSCAQYAEAAVRFRGSREAFRFRHTYRSAGRFAIATAFHTMSIEGVHEPPERLLVGRVLAGRFECDTMGHTIRAGPGDVFLAARPGEPFTARWDTVHMQIVQIDHTTLAEVLGANPAGPPIQLNGHGPVSPAGARLWMDTVDYLATSVLPNPEVARSPLVLANATRALAAAVLTVFPNDSFDRCTPKDRTDANPFVLRRAIEFIDSHLAADIALSDIAAASRATGRAVQRAFRRHLGTTPTAYLRDARLHQAHRDLTNGDPANGDTVTAIAARWGFLHPGRFATAYRRVYGRSPRITLHQ from the coding sequence ATGACGGTCACCAGACGCACTCCCGACCCGCCTCTTCCGGCCCAGTCCGTTTTCACCACCACCAAACCCGAAGAGGCCCACGCCTTCTCCTGCGCCCAGTACGCGGAAGCCGCAGTGCGGTTCCGTGGATCGCGCGAGGCATTCAGGTTCCGGCATACGTACCGCTCCGCGGGGCGGTTCGCCATCGCCACCGCCTTCCACACGATGTCGATCGAGGGCGTCCACGAACCGCCGGAGCGACTCCTGGTCGGGCGGGTGCTGGCCGGTAGATTCGAATGCGACACCATGGGACACACCATCAGGGCCGGGCCAGGAGACGTCTTTCTCGCGGCGCGGCCCGGCGAGCCGTTCACGGCACGTTGGGACACCGTCCACATGCAGATCGTGCAGATCGACCACACCACACTCGCCGAGGTCCTCGGCGCGAACCCGGCCGGGCCGCCAATACAGCTCAACGGCCACGGGCCGGTCTCTCCGGCCGGCGCCCGGCTCTGGATGGACACCGTGGACTACCTCGCCACCAGTGTCCTTCCCAACCCCGAGGTCGCCCGCAGTCCGCTCGTCCTCGCCAACGCGACCCGCGCCCTCGCCGCGGCCGTCCTGACCGTCTTTCCCAACGACTCCTTCGACCGGTGCACCCCGAAAGACCGGACCGACGCCAACCCGTTCGTCCTGCGCCGTGCCATCGAGTTCATCGACTCGCACCTCGCCGCCGACATCGCACTCTCGGACATCGCCGCCGCCTCACGGGCGACCGGCCGCGCGGTCCAGCGCGCCTTCCGCCGACATCTCGGCACCACTCCGACCGCCTACCTACGTGACGCCCGCCTCCACCAGGCGCACCGCGACCTCACCAACGGCGACCCCGCCAACGGTGACACGGTCACCGCCATCGCGGCCCGATGGGGCTTTCTCCATCCCGGCCGATTCGCCACGGCCTACCGACGTGTCTACGGGAGATCCCCGCGCATCACCCTGCACCAGTGA
- a CDS encoding DUF397 domain-containing protein, giving the protein MDLTGAQWRKSTRSNSSGGDCVEVADNLPGRVFVRDSKDRDGGTLAFGPAAWRAFVTDAASRRP; this is encoded by the coding sequence ATGGATCTGACCGGAGCCCAGTGGCGCAAGTCCACCCGCAGCAACTCCAGCGGCGGTGACTGTGTCGAGGTGGCGGACAACCTGCCCGGCCGGGTGTTCGTCCGGGACAGCAAGGACCGCGACGGCGGCACCCTGGCCTTCGGCCCGGCCGCCTGGCGCGCGTTTGTCACCGATGCCGCCAGCCGCCGTCCGTAA
- a CDS encoding AraC family transcriptional regulator yields the protein MPVNSTTTALTRSEFATADPDAAHHYMSNVYVGHRVQQQGSTAGFTFATTRDPVGEMSIDHVRHSSGTSCVTESPDQHIFLFPNAGCIEVSTKREHVRLAKGDAGCHHVDWPMTVNWDILDLFVLSLPVEVLNRVADERAGCGLAGGLRFEAMTPISRAMARYWRSTVSYVHRELVAPGSTLSSPLIQATTTDLVAIAALSTFPNTTMTLGPARDSERVAPTALRRAVAYIDAHAAEPITLTDIAAAARVGPRALQQAFTRHYDTTPTNYLRRIRLEHAHRQLQSAGATRGETVASIARRWGFAHPGRFAAAYRRQFGRTPQQTLRG from the coding sequence ATGCCCGTCAACAGCACCACCACAGCGCTCACGCGGTCCGAGTTCGCCACCGCAGATCCGGACGCCGCGCACCACTACATGAGCAATGTCTATGTCGGCCATCGGGTCCAGCAGCAAGGCAGCACGGCAGGCTTCACCTTCGCCACCACGCGGGACCCCGTCGGCGAGATGAGTATCGATCACGTACGGCATTCGTCGGGCACATCCTGCGTGACGGAGTCACCGGATCAACACATCTTCCTGTTCCCGAACGCCGGATGCATTGAGGTGTCCACGAAACGCGAGCACGTCCGACTGGCCAAGGGGGACGCAGGTTGCCACCACGTCGACTGGCCGATGACGGTGAACTGGGACATCCTGGATCTCTTTGTCCTGTCGCTGCCGGTGGAGGTGCTCAACCGTGTCGCCGACGAGCGCGCCGGTTGTGGTCTCGCCGGCGGCCTGCGTTTCGAGGCGATGACACCGATCTCGCGGGCGATGGCCAGATACTGGCGGTCGACGGTCAGTTACGTGCACCGCGAACTCGTCGCCCCGGGCTCGACCCTGTCCAGCCCACTGATCCAGGCTACGACGACGGATTTGGTCGCCATCGCGGCGCTGAGCACCTTTCCGAACACCACGATGACGCTCGGGCCGGCACGGGATTCCGAACGGGTCGCGCCGACGGCGCTGAGACGGGCCGTCGCGTACATCGATGCCCACGCCGCCGAACCGATCACCCTGACCGACATCGCGGCCGCCGCCAGGGTCGGCCCCCGGGCACTACAGCAGGCATTCACCCGCCACTACGACACCACCCCGACCAACTACCTGCGCCGGATCAGGCTCGAACATGCGCACCGCCAACTACAGAGCGCCGGTGCCACCCGGGGCGAGACCGTGGCCTCCATAGCCCGCAGGTGGGGCTTCGCCCACCCCGGCCGGTTCGCCGCCGCCTACCGTAGGCAGTTCGGCCGGACACCCCAGCAGACCCTGCGCGGCTAG